A portion of the Lysinibacillus timonensis genome contains these proteins:
- a CDS encoding DctP family TRAP transporter solute-binding subunit translates to MKKWLLLTIISAIALVLAACGGGGSNEAKSSEDYTKENPLVIKFSHVTAIDSVKGKSADYFKQLVEEKTEGRVKVEVYPSSQLYGDADELDALMSGNVHMIAPSVTKMVKLDPRWQYVDMPFLFQDDEHVQAFFDSEVAQSLFNSDALASNDILGKAFWPNGFKNFSSNKNPLVKPEDFAGQKFRAQAGKVLEAQFKALDAGSATISFGETYAALQQGTVDGTENPHNNFDTMKFYEVQKYYSTSAHGRLDYAIFVNKSFWESMPEDLRTLVDDALAEATTYAQDLAAEENAKSLENIKALGTVEVYEMSQEERDVLKEAMQPVYEEFAEVITPELLEGIEALKK, encoded by the coding sequence ATGAAAAAATGGCTATTGCTAACAATTATTAGTGCAATCGCATTAGTATTGGCTGCTTGTGGTGGCGGTGGTAGTAATGAAGCTAAATCTAGCGAAGACTACACAAAAGAAAATCCATTAGTAATCAAATTCTCACACGTTACAGCTATTGATAGTGTTAAAGGTAAATCTGCAGATTATTTCAAGCAGTTAGTAGAAGAAAAAACTGAAGGTCGTGTAAAAGTTGAAGTTTACCCTTCTTCTCAATTATATGGAGACGCTGACGAACTTGACGCTTTAATGTCAGGGAACGTACATATGATCGCTCCTTCTGTTACTAAAATGGTAAAACTTGACCCACGTTGGCAGTATGTTGATATGCCTTTCTTATTCCAAGATGACGAACATGTACAAGCATTCTTCGATTCAGAAGTTGCTCAAAGCTTATTTAACTCTGATGCTTTAGCATCAAACGATATCCTAGGTAAAGCATTCTGGCCAAATGGCTTTAAAAATTTCTCATCTAACAAAAATCCATTAGTAAAACCAGAAGATTTTGCTGGACAAAAATTCCGTGCACAAGCTGGTAAAGTGTTAGAAGCACAATTTAAAGCTTTAGATGCTGGTTCTGCAACAATTTCTTTCGGTGAAACATATGCAGCTTTACAACAAGGGACAGTAGATGGTACAGAAAATCCACATAACAACTTCGATACAATGAAATTCTACGAAGTTCAAAAGTATTATTCTACTTCTGCTCATGGTCGTTTAGACTATGCAATCTTTGTTAATAAATCTTTCTGGGAATCAATGCCAGAAGACTTAAGAACATTAGTTGATGACGCTCTTGCTGAAGCAACTACTTATGCACAGGATTTAGCTGCTGAAGAAAATGCGAAATCATTAGAAAATATTAAAGCATTAGGTACTGTTGAAGTGTATGAAATGTCACAAGAAGAACGTGACGTATTAAAAGAAGCAATGCAACCTGTATACGAAGAATTCGCTGAAGTAATTACACCAGAATTACTCGAAGGTATTGAAGCATTAAAAAAATAA
- a CDS encoding TRAP transporter small permease, translating into MKLLMKAWTFFEELLAGVFFSIGILLIFYGVVMRYIMNDPQAWVEEVARYTIIWGVFLGFGLALKHNQHIQVDILYDKLNNTWKFILNLFATGLSIVFCLIYTYYGLVLVANRFTSGMVSLDVGIPMWIVYLILPVSGTLFLLRFIERLVNILRRKDEEYANPLN; encoded by the coding sequence ATGAAACTATTAATGAAAGCTTGGACATTCTTCGAAGAACTACTGGCTGGGGTGTTCTTTTCAATTGGTATATTATTAATTTTTTATGGCGTTGTTATGCGTTACATTATGAACGACCCACAAGCATGGGTTGAAGAAGTTGCACGATACACAATCATTTGGGGAGTATTCTTAGGTTTTGGTCTTGCTCTTAAACATAATCAACATATTCAAGTAGACATTCTATACGATAAATTAAATAACACATGGAAGTTTATTTTGAATCTTTTTGCTACTGGTTTAAGTATTGTATTTTGTCTTATTTATACATATTACGGACTTGTGCTAGTAGCAAATAGATTTACTTCTGGAATGGTATCACTAGATGTAGGGATTCCTATGTGGATTGTTTATCTAATATTACCAGTTTCAGGAACACTATTCTTACTTCGCTTTATCGAAAGATTAGTGAATATTCTGCGTAGAAAGGATGAAGAATATGCTAATCCTCTTAATTAG
- a CDS encoding TRAP transporter large permease, with protein MLILLISFFALLFLRVPVAVGLGLSTIFVLFMSDFNMNMVPQRIFTALDSFPMMAIPGFVLAGIIMARGGISKYLIEALRSWVGHLPGGLAVVTILACAIFAAISGSSPATAAAIGSIMIPALIAGGYDKRYALGLVAAGGTLGILIPPSVPLIIYGITSEESIGSLFMAGVIPGLGLTAVLVISAVFYAKKNGYKGDAKATWGERGRKSLKAIWGAFLPVLILGSIYSGAVTPTESAVIAVVYGLLVSAFIYREMKLKDLRPIIVESINVTAMIFLIIGSASLFGLYLTNEQVPQAVGAWIAESEMNVWIFMLTVNILFFILGMFLEAVSIILITLPILLPILDHFGINLYHFAIIMTINMELGMITPPVGLNLFVVSGIVKEKLGVAVRGVIPFIILMIAWLIIVILFPQLSLWLPSLSNSSIVMP; from the coding sequence ATGCTAATCCTCTTAATTAGTTTCTTTGCATTATTATTTTTACGTGTACCCGTTGCGGTTGGATTAGGACTTTCTACAATCTTTGTACTCTTCATGTCTGATTTCAACATGAACATGGTTCCACAAAGAATTTTCACTGCCTTAGATTCGTTCCCTATGATGGCGATTCCAGGGTTTGTATTAGCTGGTATTATTATGGCTCGCGGTGGTATTTCTAAGTATTTAATTGAGGCATTACGTTCATGGGTTGGTCACCTTCCGGGTGGTCTAGCTGTTGTTACAATTTTAGCATGTGCTATTTTCGCTGCGATTTCAGGGTCGTCACCTGCAACTGCAGCAGCAATCGGTTCAATTATGATCCCTGCATTAATTGCTGGTGGTTATGATAAAAGATACGCACTCGGTCTCGTTGCAGCCGGTGGTACATTAGGTATACTAATTCCACCAAGTGTACCACTAATTATCTATGGTATTACATCTGAAGAATCAATTGGTTCTTTATTTATGGCAGGGGTTATTCCTGGACTTGGTTTAACTGCAGTATTAGTCATTTCAGCAGTATTTTATGCAAAGAAAAATGGCTATAAAGGGGATGCAAAAGCAACTTGGGGCGAACGTGGTCGTAAGTCCTTAAAAGCGATTTGGGGAGCATTCTTACCAGTATTGATTTTAGGATCTATATATTCTGGTGCGGTTACTCCAACAGAATCTGCTGTAATTGCTGTCGTTTATGGTCTACTTGTTTCTGCATTTATTTATCGTGAAATGAAACTGAAAGATCTTCGTCCTATTATCGTCGAATCTATTAACGTTACAGCGATGATCTTTTTAATTATTGGTTCTGCTTCATTATTCGGTTTATATTTAACAAACGAACAAGTACCACAAGCTGTTGGTGCATGGATTGCTGAAAGTGAAATGAATGTATGGATTTTCATGTTAACTGTTAACATTCTATTCTTTATTTTAGGTATGTTCCTAGAAGCGGTTTCTATTATTTTAATTACACTACCAATTCTATTACCTATCTTAGATCACTTTGGAATTAACCTATATCACTTTGCAATTATTATGACAATTAACATGGAACTTGGTATGATTACGCCTCCTGTTGGGTTAAATCTATTCGTTGTAAGTGGTATCGTTAAAGAAAAACTGGGAGTTGCAGTACGAGGGGTTATACCGTTTATCATATTAATGATTGCATGGTTAATTATCGTTATTCTATTCCCACAACTATCATTATGGCTACCATCTCTTTCAAACTCTAGTATTGTTATGCCATAA
- a CDS encoding MFS transporter, with translation MNIKGYSIKERQFWVIVLSLSLASMFTFAAFYSFQPLLPVLTDEFGITVSSASMTMSLSTISLILGLIVLSFFADRNGRVLFIKLSIFLSILPILFIPFTDSFFVITLLRFIQGFTLAGVPAAALAYISEEIDVKSSHIAIALYISSNPLGGMIGRVITGYYSEINWQIAFYILSIFGAFVFLFVLFALPKSKNFSPSNRTFTEDLKGFSYHLTNPSLLLMFGLGIVLQITYTGVWTYLPFHLTSPHFGLSLESVSLIYFVYGFGILGAPIASWLTNRFTLEKIRTVAILFLVFGVVLTMHSSIFIVLMGMCILCFGFFTAHALTASSVSQIAVNLKGSASSLYLVSYYIGVASGSTLLGPLYETWHWNGIIYLTISLPIMYLVFMFLVKKKGTTKQ, from the coding sequence TTGAACATAAAGGGGTATTCAATAAAAGAAAGACAATTTTGGGTCATTGTGCTGAGCCTGTCACTTGCTTCAATGTTTACTTTTGCAGCATTTTACTCGTTCCAGCCTCTACTACCTGTACTAACGGATGAATTCGGTATTACTGTTTCATCCGCTAGTATGACGATGTCATTATCAACAATTTCCTTAATTTTAGGTTTAATTGTATTAAGTTTTTTTGCTGATCGAAATGGACGTGTTTTATTTATAAAGCTGTCCATTTTTCTTTCTATCTTACCTATATTATTTATTCCTTTTACAGACTCATTTTTTGTTATCACTCTATTAAGATTTATACAAGGCTTTACACTAGCAGGAGTTCCTGCAGCAGCACTTGCCTATATTAGTGAAGAAATTGATGTTAAATCCAGTCACATTGCAATAGCCCTATATATATCGAGTAATCCACTCGGAGGTATGATTGGAAGGGTAATTACAGGCTATTATTCCGAAATTAATTGGCAAATTGCTTTTTATATTTTATCTATATTCGGTGCCTTCGTTTTCCTATTCGTATTATTTGCCTTACCAAAATCAAAAAATTTTTCCCCGAGCAATCGGACTTTTACGGAAGATTTAAAGGGATTTAGTTATCACTTAACAAACCCTTCCCTTCTATTGATGTTTGGTTTAGGTATTGTATTGCAAATAACCTATACAGGGGTTTGGACTTATTTGCCCTTTCATTTAACCTCTCCACATTTTGGATTATCACTCGAGTCAGTATCACTGATCTATTTTGTTTATGGTTTTGGAATTCTAGGTGCACCTATAGCAAGTTGGCTTACCAACCGATTTACATTAGAAAAGATACGCACAGTTGCAATATTATTTCTTGTCTTTGGAGTTGTCCTAACGATGCACTCTTCCATTTTTATAGTACTAATGGGAATGTGTATACTCTGTTTCGGTTTCTTTACCGCGCATGCTTTAACTGCATCATCGGTTAGTCAGATTGCAGTTAATTTAAAAGGAAGTGCTTCAAGCCTTTATTTAGTCTCCTATTACATTGGGGTGGCATCAGGTAGTACACTCCTAGGCCCACTCTATGAAACATGGCATTGGAATGGAATTATTTACTTAACCATCTCATTACCAATTATGTATTTAGTATTTATGTTTTTAGTGAAGAAAAAAGGCACGACTAAACAATAA
- a CDS encoding peptidylprolyl isomerase yields MFPQLTKEVNSGEVVVEMKTTLGSIKIKLFPEHAPKTVENFLGHAKSGYYNGIIFHRVIQDFMIQGGDPTGTGMGGESIWGQSFEDEFSQELFNFRGALSMANAGPNTNGSQFFIVQMQNVPNNMIQQMEQAGYPKEVIEEYARVGGTPWLDYKHTVFGHVIEGMDIVDNIANVDKDMRDKPLEDVTIESITVLE; encoded by the coding sequence ATGTTTCCACAATTAACTAAAGAAGTAAATTCAGGTGAAGTAGTAGTAGAAATGAAAACTACTCTAGGCTCAATTAAGATTAAATTATTTCCAGAGCATGCCCCTAAAACAGTCGAAAACTTTTTAGGACATGCAAAGTCTGGTTATTATAACGGAATCATTTTCCACCGAGTAATCCAAGACTTTATGATTCAAGGTGGAGACCCAACAGGTACTGGTATGGGTGGAGAATCTATTTGGGGACAATCTTTTGAAGATGAATTCAGCCAAGAGTTGTTTAATTTCCGTGGTGCACTATCGATGGCGAATGCTGGGCCAAATACAAACGGATCTCAATTCTTTATTGTCCAAATGCAAAATGTACCAAATAATATGATTCAGCAAATGGAACAAGCAGGATACCCAAAAGAGGTTATCGAAGAATATGCACGTGTTGGCGGAACACCATGGTTAGATTATAAACATACAGTATTCGGTCATGTAATTGAAGGTATGGACATTGTTGACAATATTGCGAACGTTGATAAAGATATGCGCGATAAACCACTTGAAGATGTTACAATAGAATCAATCACGGTTCTAGAATAA
- a CDS encoding MFS transporter, producing MSTQKHNFVIILISNFIVSGSMTMIMPFLSLYIGTFGNFSESYVQTWAGLIFGATFVTAFIMSPIWGRVADKYGYKPIMIVNCFGMATSIFLMGYVQNVEQFFILRLFMGIVTGFIPTSMAFISKHTPKKVAGKTLGTLQMGSVGGALFGPIFGGAIADQVGFNYTFTLTSITISIAAILIIISVHEPEIVRKQKNALFSRKNILWTIFHHRLILNVMFVTSLIQIGNFSIQPLLSLYVSHLTMSEQVALLAGITFSAAGVGSLLFSRLFGRLADQIGYEKILMILLFISFIMIIPQALVTSLWQLIVLRILFGIFSGGLIPITSALIRREAPIEIQGEIMGYNQSFRFLGNIIGPVLGGFVSALASISMVFYSTGFLFFIAAIIVFYIQKLPKQYMEDILKSHQDKC from the coding sequence ATGTCAACGCAAAAACATAATTTTGTTATTATCCTGATCTCCAACTTTATTGTTTCCGGGTCTATGACAATGATTATGCCCTTTTTATCTTTGTATATTGGTACTTTTGGGAATTTCTCAGAAAGCTATGTACAGACTTGGGCTGGCTTAATTTTTGGGGCAACCTTTGTCACTGCTTTCATCATGTCACCAATTTGGGGGCGTGTTGCTGATAAATATGGCTATAAGCCTATCATGATTGTTAACTGTTTTGGCATGGCAACGAGCATTTTCCTAATGGGGTACGTTCAAAATGTCGAACAGTTTTTTATATTAAGGTTGTTTATGGGCATAGTAACTGGCTTTATTCCAACATCAATGGCTTTTATAAGTAAACATACACCAAAGAAAGTTGCAGGGAAAACGCTCGGTACACTCCAAATGGGAAGCGTTGGAGGCGCTCTTTTTGGTCCAATTTTTGGTGGGGCTATAGCCGACCAAGTAGGATTCAATTATACATTCACCCTAACATCCATTACGATTTCGATTGCGGCAATTCTCATTATTATTTCTGTTCACGAACCAGAAATTGTACGAAAACAAAAAAACGCTCTGTTTTCTCGAAAAAATATTCTATGGACAATTTTCCATCACCGTTTAATTTTAAACGTCATGTTTGTAACTTCACTAATTCAAATCGGAAATTTTAGCATACAACCGCTTTTATCGCTTTATGTATCTCACCTAACGATGTCAGAACAGGTTGCATTACTTGCTGGGATTACATTTAGTGCTGCCGGAGTTGGAAGTCTACTATTTTCACGCCTTTTTGGACGTTTAGCAGATCAAATAGGTTATGAAAAAATATTAATGATTTTACTTTTTATTAGTTTTATTATGATTATTCCTCAAGCTCTTGTTACTTCTTTATGGCAATTGATCGTTTTAAGAATTTTATTCGGGATTTTTTCTGGTGGACTAATTCCTATAACATCTGCACTAATTCGGCGTGAAGCACCTATCGAAATACAAGGAGAAATAATGGGTTATAATCAGAGCTTCCGTTTTTTAGGTAATATCATTGGGCCTGTTTTAGGGGGGTTCGTTAGTGCTTTAGCTTCCATATCGATGGTATTTTATTCTACTGGTTTCTTGTTCTTCATAGCAGCTATTATTGTCTTCTATATCCAAAAGTTACCAAAACAATATATGGAAGACATATTAAAAAGTCATCAAGATAAATGTTAG
- a CDS encoding transglycosylase domain-containing protein: protein MKQVAGYVLIVFSIPILLLVGKNLWSEYSITIAYEKKLTEEIQLPEVKLQQPAKMVDRDNIVFNEEYTEWRTPIQLKDVPEVVKQIYLLSEDTEFYKHIGFDVSAIARAFVINSTSQAIEQGGSTITQQLVRLRYLSEEQTYERKLMELFYAYKLEQQYDKETIFEMYLNEMYFGNKVYGIGSAATYYFQKPLEQLSLAQMAFIAAIPNNPSLYDPLVHFENTKLRQERLIDMLAKNGIITIEEAVKHKEETITLNIKTKIQKSPAYSTYVLDELKWLIAHNEGLDLKLEQALTDEDQQLVQQEIDTRFEQVMSSGIQIYTALDSAKQLDDEKRIDSLLSLDELQASAVIVDNETREIVSLYAGKNYQKFDFNRAYQAKRQPGSSFKPLVVYAPLFETTNYTPSSLVSGDTICIDNFCPQNYGGGIYGNVSLSTAFKHSYNTSAVRLLNITGIETAFQYLEQFNFQSLESEDKTYASALGGLTYGVSTLEMADAYSSFVDGSYQRIHSIRKVTDLEGNILYRWPEEREVVWSPHTVQYIRSLLSDVVTSGTGIGLYADSSYIGAKTGTTNVYKDFWLSGLTNEYTTAIWLGYDQPKPMQYLEDDQIHFAIFNIIMN from the coding sequence ATGAAACAAGTAGCCGGATATGTACTAATTGTTTTTAGTATACCTATACTACTATTGGTAGGTAAAAATTTATGGAGTGAATATTCAATTACAATTGCCTATGAAAAAAAATTAACTGAAGAGATACAACTGCCTGAAGTAAAACTTCAGCAACCTGCAAAAATGGTTGATCGGGATAATATTGTTTTTAATGAAGAATATACGGAATGGCGAACACCTATTCAATTGAAAGATGTTCCAGAAGTGGTTAAACAAATATACCTTCTTAGTGAAGATACTGAATTTTATAAACATATTGGGTTTGACGTAAGTGCCATTGCTAGGGCATTTGTAATCAATTCCACAAGTCAAGCTATTGAGCAAGGTGGTAGTACTATTACTCAACAATTGGTTCGGTTGCGCTACTTATCAGAAGAACAAACCTATGAAAGAAAATTAATGGAATTGTTCTATGCATATAAACTTGAACAACAATATGATAAAGAGACAATTTTTGAAATGTATCTAAACGAAATGTACTTTGGAAACAAAGTGTACGGGATAGGTTCTGCTGCAACCTATTATTTTCAAAAACCTTTAGAACAGTTATCATTAGCACAAATGGCATTTATCGCAGCAATTCCTAACAATCCTTCTCTTTACGATCCATTAGTTCATTTTGAAAATACAAAGTTACGACAAGAACGACTAATTGATATGCTTGCAAAAAACGGTATCATTACAATAGAAGAGGCCGTGAAACATAAAGAAGAAACAATCACGTTAAATATTAAAACAAAAATACAAAAGTCTCCTGCTTACAGCACATACGTATTAGATGAACTTAAATGGCTAATAGCACATAATGAAGGTTTAGATTTGAAACTAGAACAAGCGTTAACTGATGAAGACCAACAACTTGTTCAACAAGAGATTGATACTAGATTTGAACAAGTAATGAGTTCTGGAATTCAAATCTATACTGCTTTAGATTCTGCAAAACAATTAGATGATGAAAAGAGGATCGATTCGCTCTTATCGTTAGATGAGCTACAAGCTAGCGCTGTTATTGTAGATAACGAAACAAGAGAAATTGTTAGCTTGTATGCCGGTAAAAACTATCAAAAGTTTGATTTTAACAGAGCTTACCAAGCCAAACGCCAACCGGGTTCGTCATTTAAGCCACTAGTTGTTTATGCACCATTATTTGAAACAACCAATTACACACCTAGTTCCCTTGTGAGTGGCGATACAATTTGTATAGACAATTTCTGTCCTCAAAATTATGGTGGAGGCATTTACGGAAATGTCAGCCTATCTACAGCATTTAAACATAGTTATAACACATCTGCTGTTCGACTACTGAATATAACGGGAATTGAAACTGCATTCCAATATTTAGAGCAATTTAACTTTCAATCGCTTGAATCTGAAGATAAAACGTATGCAAGTGCTTTGGGCGGTTTAACTTACGGGGTGTCTACCCTTGAGATGGCAGACGCATATAGCAGTTTTGTCGATGGAAGTTATCAGCGCATTCACAGTATTCGAAAAGTAACTGACTTAGAAGGAAATATTCTTTATAGATGGCCAGAGGAAAGAGAAGTTGTTTGGTCCCCACACACTGTTCAGTATATTCGCTCCCTTCTTTCTGATGTAGTTACGAGTGGTACTGGTATTGGTTTATATGCTGATTCCTCTTATATTGGTGCTAAAACGGGTACAACAAACGTTTATAAGGATTTTTGGTTATCAGGTTTAACGAATGAATATACAACTGCAATTTGGCTAGGATACGATCAACCTAAGCCAATGCAGTACCTAGAAGATGATCAGATTCATTTTGCAATCTTTAATATCATTATGAATTAA
- a CDS encoding DUF5366 family protein → MKNPYLYGYLPLFTIVLFSLTFGIFTVDKSIQLLTSIGVYAGMREFLTEFELRIFLLIIFTLCFFMLFSALKLIGETIHEVGMLFFSKDSEGQTISVARGGYVILFFGSIVSVMGVQSFTILIVIFLLTIFAYFIYTIYKMSQFMSMVGMIALIAFEILFWSLFTTLILYTVLKLYNGILASLPFTN, encoded by the coding sequence ATGAAAAATCCATATTTGTATGGTTACTTACCATTATTTACAATTGTATTGTTTAGTTTAACGTTTGGAATTTTCACAGTTGATAAATCAATACAATTATTAACATCAATAGGAGTTTATGCTGGAATGCGTGAATTTTTAACAGAGTTCGAACTCCGTATATTTTTGTTAATAATTTTCACACTATGTTTTTTTATGTTATTTTCAGCCTTAAAACTAATCGGAGAAACGATTCATGAAGTGGGAATGTTATTTTTCTCTAAAGATAGTGAAGGTCAAACGATTAGTGTTGCACGTGGAGGGTATGTCATTCTCTTCTTTGGGTCCATAGTATCAGTTATGGGGGTACAATCTTTTACCATTTTAATTGTTATTTTTTTATTGACCATTTTTGCATATTTTATCTATACAATTTATAAAATGAGCCAATTTATGTCAATGGTTGGTATGATCGCTTTAATCGCTTTTGAAATATTATTTTGGTCTCTATTCACGACACTTATTTTGTATACAGTGTTAAAATTATATAATGGAATATTAGCAAGTTTACCTTTTACAAATTAA
- a CDS encoding Na+/H+ antiporter subunit A, with protein sequence MLQVLCLFIPLIAAIFMPFFFKKIKNVHTGWFVLIVPLLLVIYYSTYIPSISKGETLVEQLPWIPSLGISFVSYLDGLSLLFSLLITGIGALVVLYSIFYLDRNKEQLHNFYIYLLIFMSAMLGVVQSDNMITLYLFWELTSISSFLLIGYWFNRDKSRFGALKSMMITVAGGMMMLGGFVLLSLMGGTFSIRALIEQAPQLATNDTFVMALVLILLGAFTKSAQFPFYIWLPDAMEAPTPVSAYLHSATMVKAGIYLVARFTPIFALSEVWIWLVAGIGLLTLFWGSFFALKQTDLKGILAFSTVSQLGLIMSLLGVGAIAYHVDGAEDTVFKYAAFAAIFHLINHATFKGSLFMIAGIVDHETGTRDIRKLGGLMSLMPVSFTVALIGSFSMAGLPPFNGFLSKEMFLTSMLSVSEFDLFNFATWGPVFPIIAWVASVFTFIYSFYFVFKTFTGKLKADELPKKPHEAPIGMLISPVILATLVVAIFFIPNLITDTFVKPAVVAIQPFLYSTPADIHIHVSAWHGPTPELFMTLGIVGVGLALFFTLSKWQKLYSTLPERFTLNRLYDYTINELLGSWMTRLSGLYMTGSNRKYLTYMFTAIPIIVIGTLIFKNAFAFSFDGATQVHLYHIILIAVLVIGTITTVFAKSRMTSIIALGAVGYTVSLFFVIFNAPDLALTQLVIETISVALFLMAFYHLPKFTKTEERTRFKFGRAFVSVAVGVMVTLVALSSHSQKLVESISEYYKETVYSEAGGGNIVNVILVDYRGFDTLFEIAVLAIAGISIYAMIKLRLSRKEKNYESK encoded by the coding sequence TTGTTACAAGTATTATGTCTTTTCATTCCTTTAATCGCCGCCATTTTTATGCCCTTTTTCTTTAAAAAGATTAAAAATGTACATACTGGCTGGTTTGTTTTAATAGTTCCTCTATTATTAGTTATCTATTATTCAACTTATATCCCTTCCATATCAAAAGGAGAGACATTAGTTGAGCAGTTACCGTGGATTCCTTCCCTTGGTATTTCATTTGTATCGTACCTTGATGGATTAAGTTTATTATTTTCCTTATTAATAACAGGAATTGGAGCACTTGTTGTTCTTTATTCTATCTTTTATCTAGATCGTAATAAAGAACAACTTCACAATTTCTATATCTACTTATTAATTTTCATGTCAGCTATGTTAGGCGTCGTACAATCTGACAATATGATTACTCTTTATTTATTCTGGGAGTTAACGTCTATATCATCATTTTTACTAATTGGATATTGGTTTAATCGAGATAAGTCTCGCTTTGGTGCACTGAAGTCAATGATGATAACAGTTGCGGGTGGTATGATGATGCTCGGTGGGTTTGTATTATTGTCATTAATGGGCGGAACATTCTCTATACGAGCATTAATAGAACAAGCACCGCAGTTAGCTACTAATGATACATTCGTAATGGCACTAGTTTTAATTCTATTAGGTGCATTTACAAAGTCTGCACAATTCCCATTTTACATCTGGTTACCTGATGCAATGGAAGCGCCTACACCAGTCAGCGCATATCTACACTCTGCGACTATGGTAAAAGCAGGTATTTATTTAGTTGCCCGTTTCACACCAATTTTCGCCTTATCAGAAGTTTGGATTTGGTTAGTTGCTGGAATTGGATTGTTAACACTTTTCTGGGGTTCGTTCTTTGCTTTGAAACAAACAGATTTAAAAGGCATTCTTGCGTTTTCTACCGTCAGTCAATTGGGACTAATTATGTCACTACTAGGTGTTGGTGCGATTGCTTACCACGTGGATGGTGCTGAAGATACGGTATTTAAATATGCTGCATTTGCTGCTATATTCCATCTTATTAACCACGCTACTTTTAAAGGTAGTTTGTTTATGATTGCTGGTATTGTTGACCATGAAACTGGCACACGTGATATCCGTAAACTCGGAGGGTTAATGAGTCTTATGCCAGTAAGTTTCACTGTTGCTTTAATAGGAAGCTTTTCAATGGCCGGCTTACCTCCATTTAACGGTTTCCTAAGTAAAGAAATGTTCTTAACAAGTATGCTTTCAGTTTCTGAATTTGATCTTTTCAATTTTGCAACTTGGGGACCAGTATTCCCTATTATTGCATGGGTCGCTAGTGTGTTTACATTCATATATAGTTTTTACTTCGTATTTAAAACATTTACAGGAAAACTTAAAGCTGATGAATTACCGAAAAAGCCACATGAAGCACCAATTGGAATGTTAATTTCACCTGTTATTTTAGCAACCTTAGTTGTTGCAATATTCTTTATTCCTAATTTGATAACAGATACGTTTGTAAAACCAGCTGTAGTTGCTATTCAACCATTCTTATATAGTACTCCGGCTGATATTCATATACATGTATCGGCTTGGCATGGTCCTACACCAGAATTATTCATGACGCTTGGTATCGTTGGAGTAGGTTTAGCATTATTCTTTACTTTATCGAAGTGGCAGAAATTATACAGCACACTTCCTGAACGCTTCACCTTAAATCGATTATATGACTATACAATTAATGAATTATTAGGTTCTTGGATGACTCGTCTTTCGGGTCTATACATGACAGGTTCTAACCGTAAATATTTAACTTATATGTTTACCGCTATTCCGATTATTGTTATTGGAACGTTGATATTTAAAAATGCATTCGCCTTCTCGTTTGATGGTGCAACACAAGTTCATTTATATCACATTATATTAATCGCTGTTTTAGTCATTGGAACCATTACTACTGTTTTTGCTAAATCTCGAATGACTTCAATTATTGCATTAGGTGCTGTCGGATATACTGTATCTCTATTCTTTGTCATATTTAATGCACCAGACTTAGCGTTAACTCAGCTTGTTATTGAAACAATTTCCGTTGCTTTATTCTTAATGGCTTTTTATCACTTACCAAAGTTTACAAAAACTGAGGAACGTACTCGTTTTAAATTTGGTAGAGCTTTTGTCTCTGTTGCCGTTGGGGTAATGGTAACGCTTGTTGCTCTATCAAGCCATTCTCAAAAATTAGTTGAATCCATCTCAGAATATTATAAAGAAACCGTTTATTCTGAAGCAGGTGGAGGTAATATTGTAAACGTAATTTTAGTTGATTACCGTGGATTTGATACATTATTCGAAATTGCTGTACTCGCAATTGCAGGTATTTCCATTTATGCAATGATTAAATTACGCTTAAGCAGAAAGGAGAAAAATTATGAAAGTAAATAA